The proteins below are encoded in one region of Pochonia chlamydosporia 170 chromosome Unknown PCv3seq00030, whole genome shotgun sequence:
- a CDS encoding serine/threonine-protein kinase Sgk2 (similar to Metarhizium acridum CQMa 102 XP_007809567.1): MRPPEADLLNKAIERGVKGLAKVVGYHEEVTSISKLREGLVFSTPHKFRGVPRSANTSFSQSQPPLSHSFSQFPGLSIASSGHRKRKSTDWSSNASKRSRSNSQLAKADHVENGATYSVQEPQGTSLVHQDHDQTPYANRIFRVLAISPAGRSISQFKAVIELLEGLRDAIKVHQSLYTDGKILHRDISENNIIITNPGNADGFKGMLIDLDLAKEEGKGPSGARHRTGTMEFMAIEVLLGISHTYRHDLEAFFYVLIWLCARRGWSLSKASGRRPKKSMLSRWYTGGYEDIAQSKRGDMDKNGLEVILREFPEVFDGVKPLCRAIRDVLFPHKYGLFTGTPQDPNILYDPIIKAFDDAIAEIGLGEVKT; the protein is encoded by the coding sequence ATGCGACCGCCGGAGGCTGATCTTCTTAACAAGGCTATCGAACGCGGTGTTAAGGGTCTTGCGAAAGTGGTTGGCTACCACGAAGAAGTCACTAGCATAAGCAAGTTGCGAGAAGGCCTGGTCTTCTCGACTCCGCATAAATTTCGTGGCGTGCCACGCAGTGCCAATACGTCCTTCTCGCAGTCGCAACCCCCACTAAGCCACTCTTTTAGCCAGTTCCCCGGTCTTAGCATTGCCAGCAGCGGACACAGAAAGAGGAAGTCAACGGATTGGTCAAGCAATGCGTCTAAGAGATCCCGGTCGAATAgccagctggccaaggcagaTCACGTAGAAAACGGAGCAACTTACTCCGTCCAAGAACCGCAAGGTACTAGTCTTGTTCACCAAGATCACGATCAGACACCATATGCCAATCGCATCTTTCGCGTATTGGCCATCTCGCCGGCGGGACGGTCCATTAGCCAGTTCAAGGCTGTTATCGAGCTCCTCGAAGGCCTTCGGGACGCCATTAAAGTGCATCAATCACTCTACACGGACGGGAAAATTCTGCACCGAGATATTTCCGAAAACAATATCATTATCACCAACCCGGGGAAtgctgatggcttcaagggcatgctcatcgaccttgacttggccaaggaagaaggcaaaggtcCTAGTGGGGCCCGACATCGGACGGGCACGATGGAATTCATGGCAATTGAAGTTCTTCTAGGAATTTCGCACACGTATCGCCACGATCTCGAAGCATTCTTTTACGTTCTAATATGGCTTTGCGCTCGTCGAGGCTGGTCATTATCGAAAGCGTCAGGTCGGCGCCCGAAAAAAAGCATGCTATCGCGGTGGTATACTGGAGGTTACGAGGACATAGCGCAAAGCAAGCGTGGTGATATGGACAAAAATGGGCTAGAAGTCATTCTGAGAGAATTTCCGGAAGTTTTCGATGGTGTCAAACCTTTGTGCAGGGCAATAAGAGATGTCTTGTTCCCGCATAAGTATGGTCTCTTCACTGGCACTCCACAGGATCCGAATATTCTGTACGATCCAATTATCAAAGCATTTGATGATGCTATAGCAGAAATTGGGCTGGGAGAGGTAAAGACGTGA